The DNA region ACGCACGCTCATCCTCCGCGCCTTGCCACGAGCTGAGCGGCGTAACAGGATCGAGTTTCTGCCGCCATCCGGCTTTCTGGCACGTTCCGCGCTCAGAGTTTCCGTTCATGAGCGATCGGAAAATGCTGATCAACGCGAAGAATCCGGAAGAGATCCGGATTGCGACAGTTCACGGAACGGAGCTCGAGAATTTCCAGATCGAAGTTTCCGATCGTGGACTGACGAAGGGAAACATCTACCGGGGTCACGTACACAACGTCGAGCCTCGTCTGAACGCTGCATTCGTCGACTACGGTGTGAGAAAGAACGGATTTCTCGCCGCTTCCGGCGTCGTCCGGCAGGCATGGTCGAACGAGCCGCACGGCGGGAGCAGGCCGCCGCCGATCGACGAAGTCCTCGGAGCCGGCGCCGAGCTGCTGGTACAGGTTCGGAAGGAGCCGATCGAGGAGAAGGGTGCGCGGGTCTCGACCGACATCGAGCTGATCGGACGACACCTCGTATTGAGACCGTACGGAACTGAGGTTCACGTCGACCGCAGCGTCACCGACGAGACGAAGAGAAAGGACCTCACCGCGCTCGGTGGAAAGCTCGGTGTCGACGCCGGTAACGGAGTGCGGATCCGCGAGAATGCGATCGGCCAGACTCTCGACACGGTGCGGCGCGATCTCCGGATGCTGCAGAGGCTGTGGAAGCGGATCATCGACGAGTCGAAGAAGGGGAAGGGTCCGAAGCTTCTCTACACCGACCAGGACATCATCATGCGCGCGCTCCGCGACCATCTCACAGGCGACATCGACGAGGTCCTGATCGACGATCCGCTCGCGTTTGCGAGAGCTGAAAAGCTGCTCCGCATCTTTATCCCGCGCGGGCGGGTGAAGCTGATTCATTACGAAGAGCGAACTCCGCTGTTCGAACGGTTCGACATCGAGACTCGGATCGATCGGATTCATGCGCGAACCGTAGAGCTTCCTTCCGGAGGGATGATCTCGATCGACCGCACCGAGGCGCTCGTGGCAATCGACGTGAACTCGGGTAAGACATCGAAGGGGCTCGGCCGCGACGAGACGGTGCTGATCGCAAACACCGAAGCGGCCAACGAGATCGCGCGACAGCTCCGGCTC from Acidobacteriota bacterium includes:
- a CDS encoding Rne/Rng family ribonuclease; protein product: MSDRKMLINAKNPEEIRIATVHGTELENFQIEVSDRGLTKGNIYRGHVHNVEPRLNAAFVDYGVRKNGFLAASGVVRQAWSNEPHGGSRPPPIDEVLGAGAELLVQVRKEPIEEKGARVSTDIELIGRHLVLRPYGTEVHVDRSVTDETKRKDLTALGGKLGVDAGNGVRIRENAIGQTLDTVRRDLRMLQRLWKRIIDESKKGKGPKLLYTDQDIIMRALRDHLTGDIDEVLIDDPLAFARAEKLLRIFIPRGRVKLIHYEERTPLFERFDIETRIDRIHARTVELPSGGMISIDRTEALVAIDVNSGKTSKGLGRDETVLIANTEAANEIARQLRLRDVGGLIVVDFIDMRSQSDRKRVEREIRAAMRPDRARYTVGRISPNGLLEIKRQRLGEALDLQTQRPCPTCGGNGRIASRELVGLGLLRKLENRISTSSIELARVTLHPELADAVQNLRRADLHRLEREFGTRIEVVSSVSAHRSDQEIEWIERKAPAEERRQTDEPAEASVDLPDRRARKRPRPTSNAQAGGRDSARSNTPAT